The DNA segment CAAGTGATCCCAGCTCTCAGGTGACGCCAGGATAAACGGACAGCGTGAGCCGTTGCGGGATTGTTAGGAGTCCATCTTTAATTTTAGCACCTTTTTATTACCACTGTATGAATGTAATGTCCTCTTGCATGCATTTTCAGGTCAGTAGAAGGTGGTCCCGTTTCGCTCAGTCGTTGTTCGTGCTGTGAGGTGAAGAACCCCTCCTCCTGGACGAGCTCCTCGCCCACGGCACGCAGCAGCAACATCTGTCCGAGCGCCGCTTTCTCGAGCCACATTGACTTTTGCCTCGGCCCCCTACCCAGTGAGTGGCAGGAGCAGTCAGGAGATGAGGCTTCATTGTTTAAAGTTAGGTTAGGATGGTATAAGGTAACACAATGCAGTTTAGGATCTAGCTAACCAGAAGTGCAATTACTGGACAGAAATATACAAGTTTTatgtacacagatttggtgctATGAAGATTCTTTCAGctagaccagacatgggcaaactaaggcccacGGGCCATTGgactatttaatccggcccgccctatttttccaaattatatcataaaattacattttattataattaaacctcattcatttgaccttttccctgtaatttctACAATGAttcttgcatattcatgctttgctacctgtaaaagttcctttcatgtaatgacttttacatgtcatttatattagctcacacaaacactccatccatcttttcctgACCCGGCCCCTAtaccaaattttagaacccattgtggcccacgagtcaaaacgtttgcccacccctgagctagACAGAATATATACGGTCTTCTATGGATGGATATAGACAAAATATACAATGTTGATACGATTGTGAATGTCATTAATGAGTATCTGATTTGGTTTTTGGCTATGTGAAACTACCACATATTAATCTTTACCTTAACTGTcaataaagatgaaaaaaaatgcacaaaaataccCTCAAATTAGCAAAGGGTAAACCTTAAAGTGAGAGTTCATGTACAACCGAACTTTTCTGTCGGAGCCAGTGATGTCAATCCAGTAACTATGACatgatgttgtgtgtttgtcccaGGCTGCGGCGGTCTGATTCAGGGGAAGAGGCTCGCCGAGGCGGCTGATTACCTGGAGCAAAAGTGCGACTGCGGCATCTCGGCCTTGCATCTCCAAGGTGAGGCGTTTTCACTCGGGAGAGCATGAAACCATTACGGTGGCTGATATTCTTAGTGTGAGAAATAACGATTCAGTCAAAGCGGGAAAGAACGCATCGTGACGTCGGCTTTGTCTGTGTTGGTGTTCAAGGAGCAAACTTCGCCTGTGTGTCCGGgtggctgcgagtgtgggggaGCATCCAGGCGCTGTCAGACCATCAGAAGGCCCTCATCATCCAAACCTCACGCACGAACCCTTCAGCGGCGCAGGGAGACGCCTGCGCCGCTCCGACCACGGGCCGTCACACAAATGCAGGTCAGCGCCCTCGCAGCAGCACAACGCCAGCTTTGCATAAAAGCAGAATCAAATATGGCaaccacccagacacacaagtTTCCAATCAACGGGGGTTTCATTTAACGACCAAATCGCTGAGGCACGGCGTCTTCGGAACGTAACGCCGTCTTTAAATGAGGCCCACCTGTATATAAGAAACGGTAGCTCGCCACCTTTGAGAAGTTGCTTCATCCTGGTTGCAACAAACGGTTAGCAGGTTtgaagtgaaataaaagtcgCACCTGAACTGGACGTCAGGCAGCAACATGATCAGAACCGGTGTCATCAGAGTGCATGAAATGCAACGGCGTACTTCAACATATTCATTTGTTCAGAAGGTTTTTATGTCCCTCTTTTCCTAGCCTCTGCCCTGGGGTTACAGATAGGGCTCATCGTCaccgtcctgctgctgctgggactggGAGCCGCTCTGTTCACATACTTCTACAGGAGGAGGTGAGTcgttttgttcttcttttctccCTGTTTTCTGCAGTGGTATACGCACCGATGCTGGTATCTCagcatgtaataaataaaagtgtgtaAATCAGGAGTCGGTACCGACCATTTGCTTCAAAAGTCTCACATCGCTGAGGATGTGCTTCTTTTTGCTTCTTCACGtccttgtctttcttttctcattCATTCTCCTTTGGTTACATCAAGATGACGTAATAGCACGTTTTTTGGGGGTTTCATTCGCTTGTGATAAGTTGGAATTCTTAGAAGAGTAAAGGTGGAACTGAAATACAGAAGGTTAGATCGATGATTAATGAAATGGATCAGTGTAATCCGGGGAACAGAACATATTAATAGAATAGTAGAATGAGGAATGTGGAGAAATTAAAGGGCGGTATCATCATTGTCAACATGCATCATATTGATAGCATAAAACAAACTTGTATTTATAATTAGGCTTCTGTTCTGTCCAAACTTCAGTCAGACAGTCAGGTTTGGGACTCTAAGAGTGGACCTTTATTAACTTGAGccgttcaacaacaacaaaaatgttccaGGTCATATTCAGGTTTACAATATTACAgcttttgtgttcattttttatttttatttttggtatagttagtaattttttttaagaatttgACTTTTTGGAGAGTGTTAAAAGACAGCAGTAGATGAGGGAGACTTTCTTTCTCATGTTAAAACCGTGTAGAGTTGCACAGGGATGAAATTCACAGTTGACTCCATGAATACCTAATTTAAAAATAGTAAATTATATGTCCCTTGATAAATTACCATAAGAACACTTTGAACACGAGCAACCAGTAATTGTAATGTGCACATTGCGACTGTAATAAGGCTGATTTGTGTCCATATTCTATTCTCAGGCGTCCGCTGGACTATTACACCATGGAGCTGAGTGAACACGCAGAGGGACTGCCAGATCTATAATCAGCCTTATAATGAGGCCTTGCATCACTTTGGAAAatgtgagagaggggggggggggacttcagcAGGGAGGGTAAGGCCAGGACTGGTCAAggttgttttatattttggcCTTCGTGTATATGTGGATGTTTTCGGGTGGAATGGAAGTGTCCTTCTCTGTGATTGAGAGAGATCACTTAAATGACCCCTGTGCTTCATCCAGTCTGTTTCTTGCCAGTGGTCACACTTACAAAGTTAAGTATGCCCtgagctgaataaaaaaaatataaatgtcatgACATTTTTGTACAGATCAGTGTAAAACATTTAGTCTCTGGGAAGTGCTGGTTGCTACTTTTTAAGGGAAAGGATGATAAAAGGATTTAAATATGTCAATCCTTTTGGTGAATTCTTATTTCACTGCAGAAAAAGCTTTTAAACGACAACTGCGCTTTGCTTTCTGCAGGAAGCTCACAAATGAATGACCTTTTCTTACGTTTTAGCTGATGCTAAGCAACAGACTTCACAGCCTCCtactttgtttgtttctatgcGCGCTGTAATAGTCCATTAGCAGACTGTCACCAGCCAGGGGCTCGATCCTCTCTTTAAATGTGAATGTCTTCAGCTAACATGCGATGACTTGTCTGTAACCACTTCCTGTGCTCACTGAGGTCAGACTGTTTACATTTTCACCATTTGAAACTTGGAAAAGGGGATGTGAGACACTGATGAGGTGATTTCAAGGCTGAGAAGTATTTGTCAACGACAGAGTTTTTGACGTTGAGCAAAGCAGTTATTCTATGCTTCACcggcatttttttatttttggttcagAAAcctttgggtgtttttttttttttataagctATGTCcttatttcttcttctgctttcgGATtatcccatcaggggtcgccacggcaaatcgaccttctagtcgattgcgtGCTTATTTCTGGcgaagttttacgccggatgccattcctggcTCAACCCCGTTACATCCTCATTTATTCGAGGGAAAACAGCCATTTCCACTGCAGCCttaagtgtaaataaataaatggatatgATGTTACTATTCTCAGggggtggggttgggggggtaTTGTCAATTTATTGACTTTGTCTAGAAGTACAGGAAATGGTTGTGGTGAGATGAAAATGTGAATAAGTGGCTCAGTTAAGTTGATGCCAttctaattttaaaataaagaaaaataccaTGAAGTAAGCCATGAGCTTGAATACACTCCAATGATGTAGTACTTATACCTTgacgtttttaaatgtttccttttaCTTACCTCGGTGAGGAGGACTTCCTGTTCAGCAACTCGACTGTTTCCGTGGTTTCGATTTGTCAGTGCAGCTATTTGTTAACATGCAAAGTTAGACATGcaaatcagatttgttttaCAGAGAGTTCAAATGATGAATTAAGCTAGATAGAAAACAAGAAAGTGTTTCCCCCTTGGAAGTATCTTGATGAAATCTAGTTTAttgtaaatgtatatatttttagctTGTGGTAAATGATACATGCAGTTCTATGTTTTAAGCAAAAAACACAGAGATTTTGCATAAAATGTATGCAAAAGCATTGCTGAAACACATTTATCCAACATTCTTCcacacagcttttttttttgtttgttgctaaAACTCAAATTCAAAATTCATCTCACACTGACAAAAACCAGAAAAAGTGGAAATGAAACCATACGCCTGAGCAAATCATCTCTTGGAAGTGTCGGAGAAACCGGAAGCTCGCAAATGTTTTATGCAAAGACTGTGTTTATACATAcgtgtacaaaaataaataggaaaTGTTGGAAAGAAAAGTTTGTCTGATCTGTTTCCTTTCAAATGTcatgcaggtgcagcaggtttgAACTAAAATACTTCTGGACACTTTGGCCGACATCAAATAATcctttttcattctttcattctttgtgTGCAGTATTACCGGTGGACCTTTGTGTGGCCCCCGAAGCTCTTCGTTCAGCCATTTAACAAGCCTCGACAGTAATTACACACCTCAGCTCTACGCTGCGGTTTCACACCGACTGCTTAGACGAGTAACAGTTTAAATAGAGGACATTAACctttttaaatgactgcagCTGCACGGCCTAACAAGCGCCGTCTCTGCAGGCTGTGGACGATGACACGTTTTGAGCAGACGTCGCTTTTCAACCTGCAGACCGCAGCGCAGGAAGGCAGATCAGAGTGGCAGGAAGGGGCTGCCGTTTGAAACCGCAACTCCAGCAGTGTTCACTTTCgatgaagctttttttttttgtgcttcagCCTCATTTGATTTGGTTATTAGTCTTTGTCTTTGAGTTTGCGTCTCCAATTCAGACGTGTCCTGCACCTGCTGCTGTGATAATCACCGTGTTACCATTCCAACAAGCCCATGGTAAGCTacctgagttttttttttttttttatagaatgcTGCGcggcatttattttttcttggattattaacattttaaagactTTCCTGCAACCTGAACAAAGTAAATGTCTCATTTGGCTGCACTCAGCTTTCCATCAACTATAGAAGATTACATAATGTTTTAGGAACATGGTATTTACTGATCtgtttttatctttatctttatctttgtcTTTCAGAGTTTGGATGTTGTTTATAGGATTATATTGTAGAATTTTCTTTACAGCATTTGTCATCTTAATGAATTTGCAGTAGTTTCAGATTCTCCAACACATTTCCAGAACATGCCATTTAATGGATTTTTCCATTAATATTGCATGGAAAATAGTGGAAGTTAGACAGATGTCTCTCTCAAACATCTGAGTTTTGAATCAGCTCCCGTTGAGAGGCATTACGCGATCAAAACAATCCCACTTCCCATCTCAGTAAGACCCcaaaaatcatataataataataatcctgccTTGCCTTATTTACATGCTATATTTCATAATAGATGAAATGCTTTAAGTTTAACCACACCCTAATCTAAACTGCAAGACATTTGTCTCGTGCACCATTATGGTTCCATTTCTTTATCTGCATCTGCTTCAATCTTTCATGGTCATTGCATCTAGTTTCGTGGTAATCTTTCAAATCGTTTTTGCATAAATGAGAAAATAGTCAAGCAGAGACCCTAATTTGAAATGTTCaataatgtagaaaaaaaaaagcacaaatgcGGGGCTTGAATGGAACATAAACTCAACCTGCATGCATGTCagtttttaaatgctaaaattaAATTTGCATCCAATTACAGAATCGGCTTTTTCCTGCAAAATTAcagtcatttaaatgtaatactTTAATTATGGTTGGGAACACCCAGATGCACAGCCcatgcaaaataaaagccattgGTGTGTTATCTTACCTGAGCAGTGGTAAGTGAATTTAGAAGATCATATAATCTTAAATGCAAATGTGGTTTCTGTAGAAGAACGAATGTTTGCATGGCCACACCCAAAAAGGTGAATGAAATCACTTGCAGGAGTTCTGGACAGTTTTAAACTGAGGTCCTTCTTGATTTCCTTCCGTTGCACAATGTGTAAATATTGCTAATGCCATTTTGCATTGTGCAGACACAAGCATGAACATCGGAAGGCAGACTTTATGAAATATACTcatggagaggaaaacacattaTGATTCTGTCCTGGACCGAAGCAAAAGCATAATGTGGCAGGAAGACTGCTACATGGATCTCCAGTCGGCAGCCAGCTCCGTTGCTTCACAGGCAGGAACAGACGGTCGGTAACGTCCATCAATTTATCGTTTCTAGTGATTGACacattaattgtttttttgttttaaataaaatacagatttaaaaaaaacctgtcttGTATGTCACCAGGCTTTCATATGATCAAAATCAATCGATTTTCCACTATTTATTACCTGAAAATcttttaaactctttttttatatctaaatatatatgttgttgttttttcatttttgtttagcTCTTGGATGGATCCAAAAGAATCAAGACCAGTTGAAACGTTTCATTACGACCACTTTCCTGGAAACGATATTAGCCCACCTGACGAAGGCGGATGTGCTGAGTTTAGATGACTTGACCAAAATCAAGGAAGCAGGCCGGCTGCAGGACCAAGTTAAGATGCTCACAACGATTGTCACTTGCAAGGAGACTCAAGGACCTGCTGCCCTTCGGAGTTTCATTGAGAGCTCAGATTCCCTGGTGGCCCGGCTCATCGTGAACCACAGTGAGAGCTCTGAAGTGGATTTTGGTCTATGTTTTTATTATACTTGAGCAAATGTCACTCAACTTGTAGCTCATCCAAATAATAGCTTGGATTATAGTTTACTGAGCTCCGGTTTTGCTCCTCATGGGGTGATCAGTGCTacgttgtgtatgtgtgtttaaatgGAATGCATTGGAGAGCCTTTGAACCATTCTTGTAATAAAGCCACcatgtacatttaaaatatgaagTTTCTGATGATCAGAAAGTAACAAACTTTACTGTCAATGATATGAAACTGTAAATATCAACCTGAGCCCATTGTGTCGCTGCAGAGTCCATGGTGAAAGAGCACAAGGAGGTGTTGCTACGGCGATATGAGAAGTATAGAGACAGAGATTCGGTCAGCTGCTCCAAACTGAACGCCTTCTCTGGAACGTTACTTCTTATCGATGGACTTTCAGACCTGCAGCAAAAGGAACACGACTTAATGCAAGTCGGCGTGACCcgaggaaggaaaagaaatcACCTCAGACAGCTTGAGTTGGCCAAATTCTTGGACCCTCTGACTCGGGTCAGTTTACCGCCCAGGTTCTCGCTCACAGTTGGGGTGGCAGGCATCGGCAAGACCACCTGTGTCCGACACTTTGTGAGACAGTGGAGTCAAGGAGTCGCCTCTACAGATGTAAGCTTTGTTTTGCCTCTCACTTTCTGTGAGCTGAACTCATTGGAAAAACTTTCCGCAGAGGGACTTGTTAAAATGGCTTGTCCTCATTTGGAAGATCCCAGCCTAGTCCTGAGTGGCTCGTGCCGCACGCTGCTAATACTCGACGGTTTGGACAAATTCCGCTGCGCTTTAAATTTCTCTGACGCAGTCCCCTGCAATGATCCAAAGAAAGAAGTGCCCATCGATGACCTTGTGACGAACATCATTCGGGGGAATTTGCTCCCCGAGGTCGCGGTGTGGGTGACTTCCAGGCCAGGAGTTGCCTCACGAATCCCGGGAGGATTGGTTGACAGGCTGACTGAGATCCCGGGATTCTGTCCGAATGACATCCGACTCTTCCTCAGTCACCACCTGTCTGAGAGAGATTTTGCCAGCAAAATATGGGCGTACTTGGAGTCCCACAAGTTCATAATGGTGATGTGCTACATTCCGTGCGTTTGCTGGATAGTCACCAATACTCTGGTGTACATCTTGCAGAGCGGAACACAAGAAAGTCTTCCAAGGACCTTTACCGAGCTGTACTCTCAGTTTTGTTCGATGAAGGCAGAAATGGGTGAGCCCAGAGGCAGGGAGCCTATAAAAATGGAGCAACTCCACGGGACCAATCGTAAGCTACTTGGTAATCTTGGACGACTGGCTTTTTATGGGCTCCTCAAATGCAAATACACATTCAGCGAGCAGGACCTCAAGGCTTACGGGATAGATCTGCTGTCAACTCAGTGCAGTCTTGGCGATATTCTTGATCGAGAGGAGTCGGCCATTTGCACAACATACCAGTTCACTCATTTGACTGTCCAGGAGTTTCTTGCAGCGACCTTCTACTATGTCTCTTCAAAGCGCGCCATCTTTGACTTATTCTCAGAGAGTACCATGTCGTGGCCTAAGATTGGATTTCAGAACCACTTCAAAAGTGCCTTCCAGCACTCCCAGCAAGCTGAGGATGGCCGCTTGGATGTGTTTGTGCGCTTCCTGACGGGCCTGTTGTCTTCAGTGGCACTGAAACCTCTCACTGGGCTTTTGGCCATTGGCAAAGATGATGGGAATCAGAAGACATGGGCAGCAGGGTTCTTACAAGGCCTCTTGGTCAGCGGGGGGGCCGCGGTGTCCCTCCGTGCTGTCAACATAGCATACTGTTTACAGGAACTGCAACATACAGAATTGCTGCGGAGCGTGGAGGAAGTTCTGCAGCTCGGTAGCCTAGCGGGGAAGTTGAGCCGGGCATCCTGCGTTGTGCTGGGCTACCTTCTGCATGTGTCTCCGGAATGCAGCGAGCAGACCAACCTATCAGGCGCCCTGTCCTACGCTACAGTGAAGTGTCTGCTGCCACAGCTTCTGTACTGCAGCCATCTCAGGTCAGCTACCCAAAGCGCCGTCTCACAATAACGTAAACCTCGGCAGAGGGATTCAAATGATCTATTCCACAGGTTAGAGAATAATAACtttactgatgatgtcatggaaTTGCTGGGAAGCCTCCTGAGTGCCAAAGACTGCCATATACAGATAATAAGGTGAGATTTAAACGACCCATCGGCATGAAGCGCATAAGTTTTCTTTCAGATCCATTTCATTGACTGTTTACTGATTTTTTACAAACATGAGGTATCACGAGTCTTGTTGATTACAAGACTTGTGTTGTAGGATCAATGTGAGGATGAAGATAAGCGTGATTAGCGTTAATGGATTATAAAATGTGattgtaatctttttttttcatgcccTCAGTTTGGCAGAGAATTCCATCAGCAACAAAGGAGCCAAATCCCTGAGTCGAGCCCTCTTGGTGAACCGAACATTAACGTGTCTGAAGTAAGATCAGTTTGGTGCCACTAAGTGCACCTGAATTAAGGACAGCCATAATGTTTTGGGTTTTACTCATCTTAAATTGGGAGCACTGACGATAGAAATTGCTGTATTTCTTAAAAAATAAAGCGCATGAAAGAAAAGTGGTGCGTAAGTACAGAATCTAACAACCCGTTTATGATTTAGCCTCCGGAACAACAACATTGGATCGAAGGGAGCAAAGTTCTTGGCAGAGTCTCTGAAAATGAACCAAGTCTTGGTCACTCTCAAGTCAGTATCATTGATGTGCGC comes from the Brachionichthys hirsutus isolate HB-005 unplaced genomic scaffold, CSIRO-AGI_Bhir_v1 contig_867, whole genome shotgun sequence genome and includes:
- the LOC137915075 gene encoding NLR family CARD domain-containing protein 3-like yields the protein MERKTHYDSVLDRSKSIMWQEDCYMDLQSAASSVASQAGTDALGWIQKNQDQLKRFITTTFLETILAHLTKADVLSLDDLTKIKEAGRLQDQVKMLTTIVTCKETQGPAALRSFIESSDSLVARLIVNHKSMVKEHKEVLLRRYEKYRDRDSVSCSKLNAFSGTLLLIDGLSDLQQKEHDLMQVGVTRGRKRNHLRQLELAKFLDPLTRVSLPPRFSLTVGVAGIGKTTCVRHFVRQWSQGVASTDVSFVLPLTFCELNSLEKLSAEGLVKMACPHLEDPSLVLSGSCRTLLILDGLDKFRCALNFSDAVPCNDPKKEVPIDDLVTNIIRGNLLPEVAVWVTSRPGVASRIPGGLVDRLTEIPGFCPNDIRLFLSHHLSERDFASKIWAYLESHKFIMVMCYIPCVCWIVTNTLVYILQSGTQESLPRTFTELYSQFCSMKAEMGEPRGREPIKMEQLHGTNRKLLGNLGRLAFYGLLKCKYTFSEQDLKAYGIDLLSTQCSLGDILDREESAICTTYQFTHLTVQEFLAATFYYVSSKRAIFDLFSESTMSWPKIGFQNHFKSAFQHSQQAEDGRLDVFVRFLTGLLSSVALKPLTGLLAIGKDDGNQKTWAAGFLQGLLVSGGAAVSLRAVNIAYCLQELQHTELLRSVEEVLQLGSLAGKLSRASCVVLGYLLHVSPECSEQTNLSGALSYATVKCLLPQLLYCSHLRLENNNFTDDVMELLGSLLSAKDCHIQIISLAENSISNKGAKSLSRALLVNRTLTCLNLRNNNIGSKGAKFLAESLKMNQVLVTLNFQNNGIEEEGAQALAEVLHYNRKLVSLNIRKNLIGPRGAERIADAMKTNRTLTNLILCSNQLGDKGTIALAEALTINHTLLSLQLQSNSISNRGMTALTKALRLNRGLVSLNLRENSIGVEGAKNMAHALQENNSLQELDLTANLLHDEGVQAIAGAIKYNQCLTTLHLQWNFIKCSASKALAQALLYNATMQLLDLQENAIGNEGITFLAEALKTNASLRTLCLQGVSMGTSGAIAMAKALVINQTLQILDLRGNAVGMEGAKALAKALKSNKSLKSLNLQENALGMDGAIFIATALKRNHQLTYINLQVNGIGESGAKVISDTIRSNAPGCVVDI